The following coding sequences are from one Microbacterium wangchenii window:
- a CDS encoding DUF5684 domain-containing protein — translation MDVITIAMGVTSFILFVVLYLWMALALSALFRKAGEEGWKGWVPVLNQAVLLQLGGFSPWLILLILVPGLGALAVYVLFVMAAHRINRSFGYGAGMTVLAALLMLIWASVLGFGSARWIGEPPAHVRRASEPAAPAAPPLVGGWTPSAPPPLPPAAAAPAAASAPAGPAAPAWAPSSPPPPPLPRVSAAAPPARGPLSPELEDSAVDPEDRVPAAAPQPAGSFTPPPVPPASAAPPEPITPISSVPGMRSAPPPAPAPAPVQSVPETPHPAPEPEPWAPAPVTQAQPPVQHDTFGELSEAVSAVSGAPDAGAPRSARSSVSALYAEPGIGDEQFGAGDPAADEEAFDQTVIAKRRRTPWKLVPPSGAPLDISSDVVILGRKPAPDPAYPDAQLVSIPDETRTVSKTHARLELRGETWYVTDLGSTNGVLFATLMGTEVEAQPGQELEAGERFFLGDAEVRLRRTDA, via the coding sequence ATGGATGTCATCACGATCGCGATGGGAGTGACTTCGTTCATCCTGTTCGTGGTCCTCTACCTGTGGATGGCGCTGGCGCTGTCCGCCCTGTTCCGCAAGGCCGGCGAGGAGGGGTGGAAGGGCTGGGTGCCCGTGCTCAACCAGGCCGTGCTGCTGCAGCTGGGCGGGTTCTCGCCATGGCTGATCCTCCTGATCCTCGTCCCGGGCCTGGGCGCTCTGGCGGTGTACGTGCTGTTCGTCATGGCCGCGCACCGCATCAACCGCTCGTTCGGCTACGGCGCCGGGATGACCGTCCTGGCGGCGCTGCTCATGCTCATCTGGGCCAGCGTCCTGGGGTTCGGCTCGGCGCGCTGGATCGGCGAGCCGCCCGCGCACGTGCGCCGCGCGAGCGAGCCGGCCGCCCCCGCCGCGCCGCCGCTGGTGGGCGGGTGGACCCCGTCCGCACCGCCGCCCCTGCCCCCCGCTGCGGCGGCGCCGGCCGCGGCATCCGCCCCCGCCGGCCCGGCCGCTCCCGCGTGGGCGCCCTCCAGCCCGCCGCCGCCTCCGCTGCCGCGCGTGTCGGCCGCAGCCCCGCCCGCGCGCGGCCCGCTGTCGCCCGAACTGGAGGACAGCGCGGTGGACCCGGAGGACCGCGTGCCCGCCGCCGCGCCCCAGCCCGCCGGGTCGTTCACGCCGCCGCCGGTTCCGCCGGCCTCCGCTGCCCCGCCCGAGCCGATCACCCCCATCTCCTCCGTGCCCGGCATGCGTTCCGCTCCGCCGCCCGCACCGGCCCCCGCTCCCGTGCAGAGCGTGCCGGAGACCCCGCACCCGGCGCCCGAGCCCGAGCCGTGGGCGCCGGCCCCCGTGACGCAGGCGCAGCCGCCGGTGCAGCACGACACGTTCGGTGAGCTGTCCGAGGCCGTCTCGGCGGTGTCGGGTGCACCGGATGCCGGGGCTCCGCGCTCGGCCCGGTCGTCGGTGTCGGCGCTGTATGCCGAGCCGGGCATCGGCGACGAGCAGTTCGGCGCGGGCGACCCCGCCGCCGACGAAGAGGCCTTCGACCAGACGGTCATCGCCAAGCGCCGCCGCACGCCGTGGAAGCTCGTTCCGCCGTCGGGTGCACCGCTGGACATCTCCTCCGACGTCGTCATCCTCGGCCGCAAGCCCGCACCCGACCCGGCGTACCCCGACGCGCAGCTGGTCTCGATCCCCGACGAGACCCGGACCGTCTCCAAGACGCACGCGCGCCTGGAACTGCGCGGGGAGACCTGGTACGTCACCGACCTCGGCTCGACCAACGGCGTGCTGTTCGCCACGCTGATGGGCACCGAGGTGGAGGCGCAGCCGGGCCAGGAGCTGGAAGCGGGGGAGCGCTTCTTCCTCGGCGACGCCGAAGTGCGGCTGCGCCGCACCGACGCCTGA
- the rpsL gene encoding 30S ribosomal protein S12 → MPTIQQLVRKGRAPKVSKTKAPALKSNPQQAGVCTRVYTTTPKKPNSAMRKVARVKLRNGTEVTAYIPGEGHNLQEHSLVLVRGGRVKDLPGVRYKIVRGALDTQAVKNRKQARSRYGAKKG, encoded by the coding sequence GTGCCAACCATTCAGCAGTTGGTTCGCAAGGGGCGTGCGCCGAAGGTCTCGAAGACCAAGGCTCCCGCACTGAAGTCGAACCCGCAGCAGGCGGGCGTGTGCACCCGCGTGTACACGACCACGCCGAAGAAGCCGAACTCGGCGATGCGCAAGGTCGCCCGTGTCAAGCTCCGCAACGGCACCGAGGTCACCGCGTACATCCCCGGCGAGGGTCACAACCTGCAGGAGCACTCGCTCGTGCTCGTCCGCGGCGGTCGTGTGAAGGACCTCCCCGGCGTGCGTTACAAGATCGTCCGTGGCGCCCTGGACACCCAGGCCGTGAAGAACCGTAAGCAGGCCCGCAGCCGCTACGGCGCGAAGAAGGGTTGA
- the rpsG gene encoding 30S ribosomal protein S7: protein MPRKGPAPKRPVVNDPVYGAPVVTQLVNKILVDGKKSLAESIVYDALRGVESKNGQDAVATLKKALDNVRPTLEVKSRRVGGSTYQVPVEVKPHRANTLALRWLVSYAKGRREKTMTERLQNEILDASNGLGAAVKRREDTHKMAESNRAFAHYRW, encoded by the coding sequence ATGCCTCGTAAGGGTCCCGCCCCCAAGCGTCCCGTCGTCAACGACCCGGTGTACGGCGCCCCCGTCGTCACCCAGCTCGTCAACAAGATCCTCGTCGACGGCAAGAAGTCCCTCGCCGAGTCGATCGTCTACGACGCCCTCCGCGGCGTCGAGTCGAAGAACGGTCAGGACGCCGTCGCCACCCTCAAGAAGGCGCTGGACAACGTCCGGCCCACGCTCGAGGTCAAGTCGCGCCGCGTCGGCGGTTCGACCTACCAGGTGCCGGTGGAGGTCAAGCCCCACCGCGCCAACACGCTCGCCCTGCGCTGGCTCGTCAGCTACGCCAAGGGTCGTCGTGAGAAGACCATGACCGAGCGCCTCCAGAACGAGATCCTGGATGCCTCGAACGGCCTGGGTGCGGCGGTCAAGCGCCGTGAAGACACCCACAAGATGGCCGAGTCGAACCGCGCCTTCGCGCACTACCGCTGGTAA